DNA sequence from the Halobacterium sp. DL1 genome:
CTCCGCCGTCAGCGAGTCGAGGTCCTCCACGACCCCGGTGAACGGGGCACCGAGGACGTCGCTGACGGGCGGGGTGGCCTCGAGGGCAGCGTAGCGCTCCATGGCCCAGTTGTAGTCGTCCATCTCGTAGACGTCGTCGAACGCCGAGAAGTACATGGGGCGGACGCCCTGTTCGACGAAGACGGCCGCGCCCGAATCGAGGAACCTGGCCGCGTGCTGGCGGAGGAACCGTCCCTCGGCCCGCGTGTCGGCGTGCGTGATGCCGTGCACGCAGAACGTCTGGCCGTCGACGACCACGCAGTCGCCGGGGAGGTGGTCCGGACTCGCCTCGACGGTCGCCCGCCCCTGCAGGTCGAACCACTCCCGCTTGGCCGCGAAGTAGGCGTCGTGAATCGACGCTGCGTCCGTCGCGCTCGCGAGGGCGGCGAGGCTCTCCGCGCCACTGATCGCCGCGAGGCGCTCTCGCTCGCCCGCGGTCAACCCCGATTCGGAGCCTGCCACCATCACCGAAAGTTACCGACGGTCGATAATAAATCGTGGCCCACCACGGAACTACGCTTAATGAGCGAGCGGCCGTCCTTCCCCATCTAACGGGGCCACACCCCGGCGAGCGACAATGAACCCAAAACACGCCGACTCGACGGTGGACGGACAGCACCGGTCCATCTGGCTGGAGACGAGCGCAGAGACCAGCTACGACGCGCTGGACGGCGGCACCAGGGTCGACACCGTCGTGGTCGGCGGTGGCATCGTCGGCATCACGACGGCGTCGAAGCTCGCCGACGCCGGGCAGACGGTCGCCGTCGTCGACCGCGACCGCATCCTCGCCGGGGTGACGGGCCACACGACGGCGAAACTCACGTCGCTGCACGGCCTCCTCTACGACTACCTCCTCGAGCAGTTCGACGAGGACCGCGCGCGGCAGTACGCGGACGCGAACCAGCGCGCCATCGACGAGGTCGAATCGACCGTCGAGGACCGCGGCATCGACTGCGACTTCGAGCGCGTCCCCGCCTACACCTACGTCGAGGACCACGACCGGCGCCAGGCGGTCCGCGACGAGGTGGAGGCCGCCAGACGGCTCGACCTGCCGGCGTCCTACACCGAGTCCACGGAGTTACCCTACGACGTGGCGGGCGCCGTGAAGTTCGAGGAACAGGCGCAGTTCCACCCGCGGAACTACCTCCTCGAACTGGCCGGCGACCTCGTCGAGTCGGGGAGCCACGTCTTCGAGAACACCCGGGCGCTCGACGTCGAGCCCGGGAGTCCGTGTCGCGTCTCCACGGACCGCGGCGAGCTCGTCGCCGACGACGTGGTGGTCGCCACGAACTTTCCGTTCTTCGACGAGGGGCTCTACTTCGCCCGCCTGGAGCCAAAGCGCTCGTACGTGCTCGCCGCGCGCCTCGCCGGGGAGACTCCCGATAGTATCTACTACCGCCAGAGCGACCCCTACTTCTCGGTCCGCCCGCACCCCGCGGGCGACGAGTCGCTCGTGCTGTTCGGCGGGCAGAACCACAAGACGGGCCACGAGGTGAGCGGTGTCGACCGCTACCGGAAAGTCGAGCGGGAGGCGCGGACCCGCTTCGACGTCGACTCCGTCGAGTACCGGTGGTCGACGCAGGACTACCGGTCCATCGACAGCGTCCCGTTCGTCGGCAAACTCGCCCCGCACACGAAGCACGTCTACGTCGCGACGGGGTTCGGCGGGTGGGGGCTCACGAACGGCACCGCCGCGGGAATGGTGCTATCGGACCTGATTCTCGGCCGCGAGAGCCCGTGGACTGGCGTCTACGAGCCGACCAGGTTCAACGCCAGTGCCTCGACGAGGGAGCTCGTGAAGTACAACACCGAGTCGATGCGCCACTTCTTCGAGGACCGGCTGAAGGGGCGGCCCAGCGGTGTCCGGGTCGGCCTCGACCGCGGCGAGGCGAAGATAGTGGACTCCGAGGAGGGCCCGGTCGGTGTCTACCGCGACGAGCGCGGTGAGGTCCACACCGTCTCTGCGGTCTGCCCGCACATGGGCTGCCACGTGGAGTGGAACGACGGCGAGGAGTCCTGGGACTGTCCGTGTCACGGCTCCCGGTTCGACTACGACGGGCGCGTCGTCCACACGCCCGCGGTCAGCGACCTGGAGACGTTCAGCGAGCGTGAGCTCTCGGCCATCGGCGTCGGCGTCGCCCAGGAGCGCTCCGCCGAGGGCGACGACTGAGCGGTCCCGGCGCTCCTCCAGGGCCAGCCGGTTCCGGCTACGGTGTCGGAAAAACGAGGGCGTCGTTCGGGCACAGTTCGCGTGACCCAGGTGAGAGCCGTGGGGTCAGTCGGCGGCCGACTCGATGACGCGCCCGTAGTCGAAGTCGTCGACGTGCGAGGAGAGTTTGTCGAGGGCCTCCTGTTCCTCCTCGAGGGTCTCGTGGAGGATGTCGCCGGCCTCCTCCATCCCGAGGCGGTCGGCGAGCAACGCCATGTTGCCGTAGGCGGCGATCTCGTAGTGCTCGGTCTTCTGGGCCGCCACGAGGTTGTGGAGGTCGAGGACCTCCTGGGCGGGGTCCTCGTCGACGAAGTCCTTGTGCTCGTTGAGGAGTCCCTCGATGCCCTCGCACTCCTCGGTGTCGGGTTCCACGTCGATCATCTCGAACACCTGCTCGAGACGGTCGATGTGGCCCTCGGTCTCCCGGCGGTGCTCGCGGAACGCGTCCGCGATCTGCTCGTTCTCGGTCTGCTCTGCGAGTTCGTCGAGCGCGTCGAGGAGTTCGTTCTCGGCGTAGTAGATGTCTTCGAGGTCGTGCACGAACAGCTCACGAAGGTTGGACATTGACATAGTCGTACCCACCTACCACGGCGAGTTCGATAAATCCGGAGCCTGCAGACGCAGGGGGAGTAAACGCCCGATGGAGACGCCCTCAGTCGCCCTTCCACTTCCCCGGCTTCGCGTCGTGAATCTCGCCTTTCGCCTGGCGGCTCGTCGGCCAGAAGGCGACGACGAGGACTCCGACCAGGAACGCGGCGAGCGCTCCCGCGACCACGTCGCCGGGGAGG
Encoded proteins:
- a CDS encoding FAD-dependent oxidoreductase, whose translation is MNPKHADSTVDGQHRSIWLETSAETSYDALDGGTRVDTVVVGGGIVGITTASKLADAGQTVAVVDRDRILAGVTGHTTAKLTSLHGLLYDYLLEQFDEDRARQYADANQRAIDEVESTVEDRGIDCDFERVPAYTYVEDHDRRQAVRDEVEAARRLDLPASYTESTELPYDVAGAVKFEEQAQFHPRNYLLELAGDLVESGSHVFENTRALDVEPGSPCRVSTDRGELVADDVVVATNFPFFDEGLYFARLEPKRSYVLAARLAGETPDSIYYRQSDPYFSVRPHPAGDESLVLFGGQNHKTGHEVSGVDRYRKVEREARTRFDVDSVEYRWSTQDYRSIDSVPFVGKLAPHTKHVYVATGFGGWGLTNGTAAGMVLSDLILGRESPWTGVYEPTRFNASASTRELVKYNTESMRHFFEDRLKGRPSGVRVGLDRGEAKIVDSEEGPVGVYRDERGEVHTVSAVCPHMGCHVEWNDGEESWDCPCHGSRFDYDGRVVHTPAVSDLETFSERELSAIGVGVAQERSAEGDD